A portion of the Echeneis naucrates chromosome 5, fEcheNa1.1, whole genome shotgun sequence genome contains these proteins:
- the LOC115043647 gene encoding A-agglutinin anchorage subunit-like: protein MELKGKLLFVPVVMVMVTASTLTTATPKTTTTTTTTTPRTTTTAQKTTTTTPRTTTTTPRTTTTARKTTTTTPRTTTTTPRTTTTARKTTTTTPRTTTTTPRTTTTTPRTTTTTSWTTSWTTYPWTTGRPTVNLNGKMFTLSNEGGGVSLYPPYYSPSTHDYSTSSAPSWTTAPPTRGLSVCLRYLAEDGLTLFTLSPGSSRRLSLSTSGSRFVLDYDYYASVSFQPNISLLPSVAPDLWRRVCVVIDSQRSVAQVFSGSYGSIRKILQRQYSWTGEPVMDISGFDGQVTDVQVWDYNLQYNEVFNYMNGGVYRLYSGSVLSWSYISYSLRGKMVLEDVYEIQAKKDRSRKRGHNKTRRVFNRWQNEISEKQRL, encoded by the exons ATGGAGCTGAAGGGCAAGCTGCTTTTTGTTCCTGTGGTGATGGTAATGGTGACAGCAAGTACACTTACTACTGCcaccccaaaaacaacaacaacaacaacaactaccacCCCAAGAACAACAACTACCgcccaaaaaacaacaactaccacCCCAAGAACAACAACTACCACCCCAAGAACAACAACTACCGCCCgaaaaacaacaactaccacCCCAAGAACAACAACTACCACCCCAAGAACAACAACTACCGCCCgaaaaacaacaactaccacCCCAAGAACAACAACTACCACCCCAagaacaacaaccaccaccccAAGAACAACAACTACCACTTCATGGACAACTTCTTGGACCACCTATCCATGGACAacag GTCGTCCTACAGTCAATTTAAATGGGAAGATGTTCACTTTGTCTAATGAAGGAGGCGGGGTATCCCTCTATCCTCCATATTATTCTCCTTCCACTCATGACTACTCCACAAGTTCTGCCCCCTCCTGGACCACAGCGCCCCCCACCAGAG GTTTGTCCGTGTGTCTGCGTTATTTGGCCGAAGACGGCCTCACGCTCTTCACCCTCAGTccgggcagcagcaggagacttTCTCTGAGTACGAGCGGCAGTCGGTTTGTGCTGGACTACGATTATTACGCCAGCGTGTCCTTCCAGCCCAACATCAGCCTGCTGCCGTCAGTTGCACCGGACCTGTGGAGAAGAGTCTGCGTCGTCATCGACTCCCAGAGGAGCGTGGCCCAGGTGTTCAGCGGCTCCTACGGGAGCATCAGGAAGATACTGCAACGTCAG tatTCATGGACAGGTGAGCCTGTGATGGACATCTCAGGTTTTGATGGTCAGGTGACTGACGTCCAGGTGTGGGATTATAATCTGCAGTACAATGAAGTCTTCAACTACATGAACGGGGGTgtctacag GCTGTACAGCGGCTCCGTCCTCAGCTGGTCCTACATCAGCTACTCCCTCCGAGGAAAGATGGTGTTGGAGGACGTCTACGAGATCCAGGCGAAGAAGgacaggagcaggaagaggggaCACAACAAGACCAGGAGGGTTTTCAACCGGTGGCAaaatgaaatcagtgagaaACAACGTCTCTGA